The following proteins are encoded in a genomic region of Candidatus Polarisedimenticolaceae bacterium:
- a CDS encoding histidine triad nucleotide-binding protein: MTTSCIFCRIAAKEVPSTVVHEDDEVVAFRDLDPQAPTHVLVIPKRHIVSLDHGTAEDAHLLGRLMLVAKEVAAKEGRANGYRVVTNVGPAAGQTVLHFHLHVLGGRPMTWPPG, translated from the coding sequence ATGACGACGTCATGCATCTTCTGCCGCATCGCGGCCAAGGAGGTCCCGTCGACCGTCGTCCACGAGGACGACGAGGTCGTCGCCTTCCGCGACCTCGACCCGCAGGCTCCGACGCACGTCCTCGTGATCCCGAAGCGGCACATCGTTTCTCTCGATCACGGAACGGCGGAAGACGCGCATCTCCTGGGACGCCTGATGCTCGTCGCGAAGGAGGTCGCCGCGAAGGAGGGCCGAGCGAACGGCTACCGCGTCGTGACGAACGTCGGCCCCGCAGCCGGGCAGACGGTCCTCCATTTCCATCTCCACGTCCTCGGCGGCAGGCCGATGACCTGGCCTCCCGGATAG
- the murA gene encoding UDP-N-acetylglucosamine 1-carboxyvinyltransferase yields the protein MDKLRIVGGRSLAGRVQVAGAKNAALPALAATLLTDQPVEVANLPRVRDVRTMLRVLEQLGADVSDGGGGTATVHVRKLQSFEAPYDLVKTMRASVLVLGPLVARYGKARVSLPGGCAIGERPINLHIDGLQKMGASITIEHGYVEAQAYRLHGAAITFPFKTVTGTENLMMAATLAEGTTHLSNCAREPEIVDLADLLNAMGAEVKGAGSGDIVVEGGRPLHGATHRVIPDRIEASTYLCAGALVGESVEVAGARADHLEAVLQQLDAAGVRVEPAGDALRVKRPERLVARDLRTSPHPGFPTDMQAQYMTLMTQATGAALIAETIFERRFMHVGELQRMGADIRIDGRSAVVVGPTRLTGAQVMATDLRASACLVLAGLAANGATVVDRAYHLDRGYESMETKLSALGASIERIR from the coding sequence ATGGACAAGCTCAGAATCGTCGGCGGACGCAGCCTCGCCGGGCGTGTCCAGGTGGCCGGGGCGAAGAACGCGGCCCTCCCGGCCCTCGCGGCGACGCTCCTCACCGATCAACCGGTCGAGGTCGCCAACCTCCCGCGCGTGCGCGACGTCCGCACGATGCTCCGCGTGCTCGAGCAGCTCGGGGCGGACGTTTCCGACGGCGGCGGCGGGACGGCGACCGTCCATGTCCGGAAGCTGCAATCGTTCGAGGCGCCGTACGATCTCGTCAAGACGATGCGGGCGTCGGTCCTCGTGCTCGGCCCGCTCGTCGCGCGCTACGGCAAGGCGCGGGTGTCGCTCCCCGGAGGCTGCGCGATCGGCGAGCGCCCGATCAACCTCCACATCGACGGCCTCCAGAAGATGGGGGCGTCGATCACGATCGAGCACGGTTATGTGGAGGCGCAGGCGTACCGGCTTCATGGCGCCGCGATCACCTTTCCGTTCAAGACCGTCACCGGGACCGAGAACCTGATGATGGCGGCGACGCTCGCCGAAGGGACGACGCATCTCAGTAACTGCGCGCGGGAGCCCGAGATCGTCGACCTCGCCGACCTCTTGAACGCGATGGGGGCGGAGGTCAAGGGCGCGGGGAGCGGCGACATCGTCGTCGAGGGCGGGAGGCCGCTCCACGGCGCGACGCACCGCGTGATCCCCGATCGCATCGAGGCGTCGACCTACTTGTGCGCCGGTGCGCTCGTCGGCGAGTCGGTCGAGGTCGCGGGCGCCCGGGCCGACCACCTCGAGGCGGTGCTCCAACAGCTCGACGCCGCCGGGGTGCGGGTCGAGCCGGCCGGCGACGCCCTGCGCGTCAAGCGCCCCGAGCGCCTCGTCGCGCGCGACCTCAGAACGAGCCCGCATCCAGGATTCCCCACCGACATGCAGGCGCAGTACATGACGCTCATGACGCAGGCGACGGGCGCTGCGCTCATCGCCGAGACGATCTTCGAGCGCCGCTTCATGCACGTCGGGGAGCTGCAGCGCATGGGCGCCGACATCCGGATCGACGGCCGCTCGGCGGTGGTGGTGGGGCCGACGCGCCTCACCGGCGCGCAGGTCATGGCGACCGATCTCCGCGCCTCGGCATGCCTCGTCCTCGCCGGCCTCGCCGCCAATGGCGCGACGGTCGTCGATCGCGCCTACCATCTCGACCGCGGGTACGAGTCGATGGAGACGAAGCTCTCGGCTCTCGGCGCGTCGATCGAGAGGATCCGATGA
- the serS gene encoding serine--tRNA ligase: MLDLHLLRERPDLVAQGLKKRGQVPALDELQALDAKRRALLVEIEGLKRKRNESSKEIGQIMKSGGDAAALRAEMKAVGEKVATLEAEGTKVEEALAELMKRLPNIPHSSVPEGATENDNAVVRTWGTPRKFDFTPQAHWDLGAALGILDFERAAKMTGARFALLTGPGARLERALINFMLDLHTREHGYTEVLPPFIVNAKSLFGTGQLPKFEEDLFKVEPGNYYLVPTAEVPVTNIHAEEILDADALPIAYCAYTPCFRSEAGSYGKDVRGLIRQHQFDKVELVRFAKPDDSYAALEQLTKDAEVVLQRLDLPHRTVALCGGDLGNASAKTYDIEVWLPSQNVYREISSCSNFEAYQARRANIKFRPKEGAKAEFVHTLNGSGLAVGRTLVAILENYQEADGSVTVPPKLRPFMDGMERIAPGRGGRVV; this comes from the coding sequence ATGCTCGACCTTCATCTCCTCAGGGAGCGGCCCGACCTGGTCGCCCAAGGCCTCAAGAAGCGCGGCCAGGTGCCCGCGCTCGACGAGCTCCAGGCGCTCGACGCGAAGCGCCGCGCCCTCCTCGTCGAGATCGAGGGCCTGAAGCGGAAGCGCAACGAGAGCTCGAAAGAGATCGGACAGATCATGAAGAGCGGCGGCGACGCAGCGGCGCTGCGCGCCGAGATGAAGGCGGTCGGCGAGAAGGTCGCCACGCTCGAGGCCGAGGGAACGAAGGTCGAGGAGGCGCTCGCCGAGCTGATGAAGCGCCTGCCGAACATCCCGCACTCCAGCGTCCCTGAAGGCGCGACCGAGAACGACAACGCCGTCGTCCGCACGTGGGGCACGCCGAGAAAGTTCGACTTCACGCCGCAGGCGCACTGGGACCTCGGTGCCGCCCTCGGCATCCTCGACTTCGAGCGCGCCGCGAAGATGACCGGCGCTCGCTTCGCCCTTCTCACCGGCCCCGGTGCCCGGCTCGAGCGCGCGCTCATCAACTTCATGCTCGACCTGCACACGAGGGAGCACGGCTACACCGAGGTGCTGCCGCCGTTCATCGTCAACGCGAAGTCGCTCTTCGGCACCGGCCAGCTCCCCAAGTTCGAGGAAGACCTCTTCAAGGTCGAGCCCGGAAACTACTACCTCGTCCCGACGGCCGAAGTGCCCGTGACGAACATCCACGCCGAAGAAATCCTGGACGCCGACGCCCTGCCGATCGCCTACTGCGCCTACACGCCGTGCTTCCGCAGCGAAGCCGGCTCGTACGGCAAAGACGTGCGCGGCCTGATCCGCCAGCACCAGTTCGACAAGGTCGAGCTCGTCCGCTTCGCGAAGCCCGACGACAGCTACGCCGCCCTCGAGCAGCTCACGAAAGATGCGGAGGTCGTGCTCCAGCGCCTCGACCTCCCCCACCGCACCGTCGCGCTCTGCGGCGGCGACCTCGGCAACGCCTCCGCGAAGACCTACGACATCGAGGTCTGGCTCCCCTCGCAAAACGTCTACCGCGAGATCTCCTCGTGCTCGAACTTCGAGGCCTACCAGGCGCGCCGCGCGAACATCAAGTTCCGCCCGAAGGAAGGCGCCAAGGCCGAGTTCGTTCACACGCTGAACGGCTCCGGCCTCGCGGTGGGACGAACGCTCGTCGCGATCCTCGAGAACTACCAGGAAGCCGACGGCTCCGTCACGGTCCCGCCGAAGCTGCGTCCGTTCATGGACGGCATGGAGCGCATCGCCCCCGGGAGGGGTGGGAGAGTGGTTTAA
- a CDS encoding class I SAM-dependent methyltransferase, which produces MNQRSDSYEGISRHYDAHGWDWWAGTRGGRLIGLLKENGIASSAAILDAGCGTGTLALHLAAAGYRVTGVDLSPAMIEAAKAKDRKNEVTWTTGDLTALDLGATFDGVVSVCDVLNHLDHLDQWEKAFASMRRHLRPGGLAVVDAITCMGLTMLESQSVQERDGKTLILACIWEPSSRRSTLKIVSFAPSGTSGLFERRVATITEWGQSVEEIIERARRGGFASVERVWPTASDPEQEERLTLIARA; this is translated from the coding sequence TTGAACCAGCGCTCGGACTCGTACGAAGGCATCTCCCGGCACTACGACGCCCACGGCTGGGATTGGTGGGCCGGGACACGCGGCGGCCGGCTGATTGGTCTCCTGAAGGAAAACGGTATTGCTTCTTCAGCCGCGATCCTCGATGCCGGGTGCGGAACGGGAACGCTCGCGCTGCACCTCGCCGCAGCCGGCTACCGCGTGACCGGCGTGGATCTCTCGCCGGCGATGATCGAGGCGGCGAAGGCGAAGGACCGGAAAAACGAGGTCACCTGGACGACGGGCGATCTGACCGCGCTGGATCTCGGGGCGACGTTCGACGGGGTCGTGAGCGTCTGCGACGTGCTCAACCATCTCGATCATCTCGATCAATGGGAGAAGGCTTTCGCGTCGATGCGTCGCCATCTCCGTCCGGGAGGACTCGCCGTCGTCGACGCGATCACGTGCATGGGACTGACGATGCTCGAGAGCCAGAGCGTGCAGGAGCGCGATGGGAAGACGCTGATCCTCGCGTGCATCTGGGAGCCGTCGTCGCGGCGCTCGACGCTCAAGATCGTCTCGTTCGCGCCGAGCGGCACGAGCGGTCTCTTCGAGCGCCGGGTCGCGACGATCACGGAATGGGGGCAATCGGTCGAGGAGATCATCGAGCGCGCGCGCCGCGGCGGCTTCGCGAGCGTCGAGCGTGTCTGGCCCACCGCCTCCGATCCGGAGCAGGAGGAACGGCTCACGCTCATAGCGCGCGCCTGA
- a CDS encoding tetratricopeptide repeat protein — translation MIAAAIPPARAGETNPKPKGPGPTDFFKIEEKSDVEYDAKLTSALKNMGPEEFADAFWPEHSKGLVHPYIRRAGGAVSLIELPVPPAEAAALEAADSAYEKKDYQAAREDYFEVLRKFPDSYLAHLHLGDTYSGLGEREKALSEYRQAIKLNPDDHAGYTSVGRELARLGKKDDAIAAWTRALALRPHDESTLALAAEFGIARHAPAFRPKAYVRKENDVIVSYVPGDAPGEEYAHWYRWAACKAVWLGEPEYAAAHRSTKKGWTGEEDIECMLNLLVAYKVHLEHGNGKGTDPELDRLLPLLDDLLLREFVVYEIGARYSPDIVLMLRNPKLDMDAYVRKYVLH, via the coding sequence GTGATCGCCGCGGCGATACCTCCGGCGCGGGCGGGGGAGACGAATCCCAAGCCCAAGGGTCCAGGCCCGACGGACTTCTTCAAGATCGAGGAAAAGTCGGATGTCGAATACGACGCAAAGCTGACGTCGGCGCTGAAGAACATGGGGCCGGAGGAGTTTGCGGACGCCTTCTGGCCGGAGCACTCGAAAGGCCTCGTGCACCCCTACATCAGGAGAGCGGGCGGAGCCGTGTCGCTCATCGAGCTTCCCGTCCCACCGGCGGAGGCCGCCGCTCTGGAGGCTGCAGACTCGGCCTACGAAAAGAAGGACTACCAGGCTGCGCGCGAGGACTACTTCGAAGTCCTGAGAAAATTCCCCGACAGCTATCTCGCCCATCTCCATCTCGGTGACACGTACTCCGGCCTTGGCGAACGCGAGAAGGCGCTCTCCGAGTACCGCCAAGCGATCAAGCTCAACCCTGACGACCACGCCGGATACACCTCGGTGGGACGTGAGCTCGCCAGGCTCGGCAAGAAGGACGACGCGATCGCAGCATGGACACGCGCCCTCGCGCTGCGGCCGCACGACGAGTCGACCCTGGCCCTCGCAGCGGAGTTTGGGATCGCGCGGCACGCCCCGGCATTTCGACCGAAGGCCTACGTTCGTAAGGAGAACGACGTCATCGTGAGTTATGTGCCGGGAGATGCTCCGGGGGAGGAATACGCGCACTGGTATCGCTGGGCGGCCTGCAAAGCGGTTTGGCTGGGAGAACCCGAGTACGCCGCCGCGCACCGAAGCACAAAGAAGGGTTGGACCGGGGAAGAAGACATCGAGTGCATGCTCAATCTCCTGGTGGCGTACAAGGTTCACCTCGAGCACGGCAACGGAAAAGGCACGGACCCCGAGCTCGACCGGCTCCTTCCCCTTCTCGACGACTTGCTCTTGAGGGAGTTCGTGGTCTACGAAATTGGTGCGCGTTACTCTCCCGATATCGTGCTGATGCTTCGCAATCCCAAGCTCGACATGGACGCCTACGTTCGCAAGTACGTGCTCCATTGA
- a CDS encoding glutamine--tRNA ligase/YqeY domain fusion protein, protein MDGTDAKIETGGYRDFIRQIVDEDNRTGKHGGKVATRFPPEPNGYLHIGHAKSICLNFGLALDYGGTCNLRFDDTNPAKEEVEYVESIIKDVRWLGFDWADRLYYASDYFQTLYDQAVGLIEKGLAYVDQLSADEIREHRGTLTEPGKNSPYRDRPAAESLDLFERMKRGEFDEGACVLRAKIDMGSPNINMRDPALYRVKKASHHRTGDAWCIYPMYDYAHPLSDAIEGITHSICTLEFEDHRPFYDWVVKNCPTKGKPQQIEFARLNLTYTVMSKRKLLLLVQEGHVAGWDDPRMPTLSGMRRRGYTPEAIRAFCERIGVAKRDSIVDVRLLEHAVREDLNKRAPRVMSVLRPRKLVIENYPEGQVEEFEVAVNPEDASAGMRRVPFSRELYIDDDDFRETPPPKYHRLFPGNEVRLRGAYLVKCTGVNGDTIVCTYDPASRGGAAPDGRRVKGTIHWVSAAHAVQASVRLYESLFTAENPNDESDGKDWRAHLNPGSLVTLSGAYVEKATAALPPGTTVQFERLGYFCVDAESTPSAPVFDRTITLKDTWAKIEKKGS, encoded by the coding sequence GTGGACGGAACAGACGCCAAGATCGAGACCGGCGGGTATCGCGACTTCATCCGCCAGATCGTCGACGAGGACAACCGCACGGGGAAGCACGGCGGGAAGGTCGCGACGCGCTTCCCGCCGGAGCCGAACGGCTACCTCCACATCGGCCACGCGAAATCGATCTGCCTGAACTTCGGCCTGGCGCTCGACTACGGCGGCACCTGCAACCTCCGCTTCGACGACACGAACCCGGCGAAGGAAGAAGTCGAGTACGTCGAGTCGATCATCAAGGACGTGCGCTGGCTGGGTTTCGACTGGGCCGACCGCCTCTACTACGCGTCGGACTACTTCCAGACCCTGTACGACCAGGCGGTCGGGCTCATCGAGAAAGGCCTCGCGTACGTCGACCAGCTCTCCGCGGATGAGATCCGCGAGCATCGCGGCACGCTGACCGAGCCGGGGAAGAACAGCCCGTACCGCGATCGTCCGGCGGCCGAGAGCCTCGATCTGTTCGAGCGGATGAAGCGCGGCGAGTTCGACGAAGGCGCCTGCGTCCTCCGCGCGAAGATCGACATGGGGTCGCCGAACATCAACATGCGCGACCCGGCGCTCTACCGCGTGAAGAAGGCGTCGCACCATCGCACCGGCGACGCGTGGTGCATCTACCCGATGTACGACTACGCGCATCCCCTCTCCGACGCGATCGAGGGGATCACGCACTCGATCTGCACGCTCGAGTTCGAGGACCATCGCCCGTTCTACGACTGGGTCGTCAAGAACTGCCCGACGAAGGGGAAGCCTCAACAGATCGAGTTCGCCCGCTTGAACCTGACCTACACGGTGATGAGCAAGCGGAAGCTCCTCCTCCTCGTGCAGGAGGGGCACGTCGCCGGCTGGGACGATCCGCGGATGCCGACGCTCTCGGGGATGCGCCGGCGCGGCTACACGCCGGAGGCGATCCGCGCCTTCTGCGAGCGCATCGGCGTCGCGAAGCGAGACAGCATCGTCGACGTGCGTCTTCTGGAGCACGCGGTGCGTGAGGATCTCAACAAGCGCGCGCCGCGCGTCATGAGCGTGCTGAGGCCCCGCAAGCTCGTCATCGAGAACTACCCCGAAGGCCAGGTCGAGGAGTTCGAGGTCGCGGTGAACCCCGAGGACGCCTCGGCCGGCATGCGCCGCGTGCCGTTCTCGCGCGAGCTGTACATCGACGACGACGATTTTCGGGAAACGCCGCCGCCGAAGTACCACCGGCTCTTCCCGGGGAACGAGGTGCGGCTGCGCGGAGCGTATCTCGTGAAGTGCACCGGGGTGAACGGCGACACGATCGTGTGCACCTACGATCCCGCGTCCCGCGGCGGCGCCGCTCCCGACGGACGGCGCGTCAAGGGAACGATCCACTGGGTCTCGGCGGCGCACGCGGTGCAGGCGTCCGTCCGCCTGTACGAGTCGCTCTTCACCGCGGAGAACCCGAACGACGAGAGCGACGGGAAGGACTGGCGCGCGCACCTCAATCCGGGCTCGCTCGTCACGCTCTCCGGCGCGTACGTCGAAAAGGCGACCGCGGCGCTTCCGCCGGGGACGACGGTGCAGTTCGAGCGCCTCGGCTACTTCTGCGTCGACGCCGAGTCGACCCCGTCGGCTCCCGTCTTCGACCGCACGATCACGCTCAAGGACACGTGGGCCAAGATCGAGAAGAAGGGGTCGTGA
- the gltX gene encoding glutamate--tRNA ligase, translated as MSVRVRFAPSPTGYLHVGGARTAIFNWLYARHHGGVFVLRIEDTDEQRSSEELVRAILDGMAWLGMAPDEGPFFQTAHRAQHVADARRLLDENKAYRCFCDAATLKAEREAAEKAGGGYIYPRRCLGIPRAESDRRAGAGEPFVVRLEVPPGATAWDDGVHGATSFPNEVIEDLILLRSDGTPTYNLSVVSDDVAMRITHVIRGDDHISNTPKQILIYRGLGNEPPTFAHLPLILGTDKKRLSKRHGATSVLEYRDEGILPDAMFNFLALLGWNPGDERVKMTRDELRAAFDLGGVGKSGAVFDRAKLEWLNGLYVAEMSGAAFEAEARRRLVDAGFAPGDDSRLRGILSLLQPRVKTLAAIAEDARFFFVADDALDYDADGVRKHMKDPAAVGALADEWKALPDWSAAALESSLRALAEQRGLKAGQLIHPVRLAVTGRTASPGLFEVVELLGRERALGRMRRLLDLVSAGLV; from the coding sequence GTGAGCGTCCGGGTCCGCTTCGCGCCGAGCCCGACCGGATACCTGCACGTCGGGGGCGCGCGGACGGCGATCTTCAACTGGCTCTACGCGCGCCATCACGGCGGCGTGTTCGTGCTCCGCATCGAGGACACCGACGAGCAGCGCTCGTCTGAAGAGCTCGTGCGCGCGATTCTCGACGGGATGGCCTGGCTCGGCATGGCTCCCGACGAGGGGCCGTTCTTCCAGACGGCGCATCGCGCGCAGCACGTCGCCGACGCGCGCCGCCTCCTCGATGAGAACAAGGCGTACCGCTGCTTCTGCGACGCGGCGACGCTCAAGGCGGAGCGCGAGGCCGCGGAGAAGGCCGGCGGCGGCTACATCTACCCGCGGCGCTGCCTCGGCATCCCGCGCGCGGAGTCCGACCGCCGTGCCGGCGCCGGCGAGCCGTTCGTCGTGCGCCTCGAGGTCCCGCCCGGCGCGACCGCGTGGGACGACGGTGTCCACGGCGCGACGTCGTTCCCGAACGAGGTCATCGAGGATCTCATCCTCCTGCGCTCCGACGGAACGCCGACCTACAATCTCTCGGTGGTGTCGGACGACGTGGCGATGAGGATCACGCACGTCATCCGCGGCGACGATCACATCTCGAACACGCCGAAGCAGATCCTGATCTACCGCGGCCTCGGGAACGAGCCGCCCACGTTCGCGCACCTGCCGCTGATCCTCGGGACGGACAAGAAGCGCCTGTCGAAGAGGCACGGCGCGACCTCCGTCCTCGAGTACCGCGACGAAGGGATCCTCCCCGACGCGATGTTCAACTTCCTCGCCCTCCTCGGCTGGAACCCCGGCGACGAGCGGGTGAAGATGACGCGCGACGAGCTCCGAGCCGCGTTCGACCTCGGCGGCGTCGGGAAGTCGGGAGCGGTCTTCGATCGCGCGAAGCTCGAATGGCTGAACGGGCTCTACGTCGCCGAGATGAGCGGCGCCGCCTTCGAGGCCGAGGCGCGACGGCGGCTCGTCGATGCGGGATTCGCCCCGGGGGACGATTCCCGGCTGCGCGGAATCCTCTCCCTGCTCCAGCCCCGCGTGAAAACCCTGGCCGCGATCGCGGAAGACGCTCGCTTTTTCTTCGTGGCGGACGACGCGCTGGATTACGACGCCGACGGCGTGCGCAAGCACATGAAGGATCCGGCGGCCGTCGGCGCCCTGGCGGACGAGTGGAAGGCCCTTCCGGACTGGTCCGCGGCGGCGCTGGAAAGCTCGCTCCGCGCCCTCGCGGAGCAGCGCGGGCTCAAGGCCGGGCAGCTCATCCATCCCGTGCGCCTTGCGGTGACCGGCCGCACGGCGAGCCCCGGCCTCTTCGAGGTCGTGGAGCTGCTCGGTCGGGAGCGCGCGCTCGGAAGGATGCGGCGGCTTCTCGACCTCGTTTCAGCCGGTTTGGTATAG
- a CDS encoding zinc-dependent alcohol dehydrogenase family protein, translating into MNAMVLDRQAGIATKPLAPRSLPDPLPGPHEIVVRVAACGICRTDLHVIEGDLPPHRLPLVPGHQVVGRVDAAGDGAMRFKLGDRVGIAWLHATCGACVFCSMGAENLCERSLYTGWDADGGYAERAVVHEDYAYAIPAAFADDEAAPLLCAGIIGYRALARSRVPAGGRLGLYGFGSSAHIVAQLAKARGCSLYVATRGEAHRAAAEELGAAWVGGATDVPPVALDAAIVFAPAGEIVPPALAALRKGGTVALAGIHMSPIPAMDYGPHLFHEKTLTSVESNTRADGEALLREAAAIPLRPRVASFPLAEANEALAALAGDGFRGTAVLVPLLSS; encoded by the coding sequence ATGAACGCGATGGTGCTCGACCGCCAGGCGGGCATCGCGACCAAGCCTCTTGCACCGCGCAGCCTCCCCGATCCCCTCCCCGGCCCGCACGAGATCGTCGTCCGCGTCGCCGCATGCGGCATCTGCCGCACCGACCTGCACGTGATCGAGGGTGATCTTCCGCCGCACAGGCTCCCGCTCGTACCCGGGCATCAGGTCGTCGGACGCGTCGACGCCGCGGGCGACGGAGCCATGCGCTTCAAGCTCGGCGACCGCGTCGGGATCGCGTGGCTGCACGCCACGTGCGGCGCGTGCGTCTTCTGCTCCATGGGCGCCGAGAACCTCTGCGAGCGGTCGCTCTACACCGGATGGGACGCCGACGGCGGGTACGCCGAGCGTGCGGTCGTCCATGAAGATTACGCGTACGCGATCCCCGCGGCGTTCGCCGACGACGAGGCGGCGCCGCTCCTCTGCGCGGGGATCATCGGCTACCGGGCGCTCGCGCGTTCGCGCGTACCCGCCGGTGGCCGCCTGGGCCTCTACGGCTTCGGCTCCTCGGCGCACATCGTCGCGCAGCTCGCCAAGGCGCGCGGATGCTCGCTCTACGTCGCGACGCGCGGCGAGGCCCACCGGGCGGCGGCCGAGGAGCTGGGCGCGGCGTGGGTCGGGGGCGCCACGGACGTCCCGCCGGTCGCGCTCGATGCGGCGATCGTCTTCGCGCCGGCCGGCGAGATCGTGCCGCCGGCGCTCGCCGCTCTCCGCAAAGGAGGAACGGTGGCGCTCGCCGGCATCCACATGAGCCCGATCCCGGCGATGGATTACGGGCCGCACCTCTTCCACGAGAAGACCCTGACGAGCGTCGAGTCCAACACGCGGGCCGACGGCGAGGCGCTCCTCCGCGAGGCGGCCGCCATTCCTCTCCGTCCCCGCGTCGCGAGCTTCCCGCTCGCGGAGGCGAACGAGGCGCTGGCGGCGCTCGCGGGGGACGGTTTCCGGGGCACGGCGGTCCTCGTTCCGCTGCTATCCTCTTGA
- a CDS encoding NAD-dependent epimerase/dehydratase family protein — protein sequence MAGRIALVTGAGGEMGHLLLPELTRAGYDLVTLDLNPLDEGLRPLCAEAVTGSVADSALLTRLFREHPPEVVFHLAALLSSKSERDPDLAHEINVGATLDLFRLGRERARQSGVDVRFLFPSSIAVYGLPDAAAKARAGAVAEDQWNQPAGMYGCNKLYDEMVGSYFTARARKDGTPGLDFRAIRFPGLISAETLPSGGTSDYAPEMIHAAAQGHPYACFVSADTRMPFMTMPDAVGALLRLDAAPAAKLTTRVYNIGAFSPSAAEIRDAVLTHYPDAEIVFEPVAWRQAIVDTWPESVDDSRARRDWGHAPKYRLAEAVKNYLVPALQARYGVRVGRL from the coding sequence ATGGCGGGGCGGATCGCACTCGTGACCGGGGCCGGCGGGGAGATGGGACATCTGCTCCTCCCCGAGCTCACGAGGGCCGGGTACGACCTCGTCACGCTCGACCTCAATCCGCTCGATGAAGGCCTGCGGCCGCTCTGCGCCGAGGCGGTCACGGGAAGCGTCGCCGACTCGGCGCTCCTCACGCGCCTGTTCCGCGAGCATCCCCCCGAGGTCGTCTTCCATCTCGCGGCGCTCCTCTCCTCGAAGTCGGAGCGCGATCCCGATCTCGCGCACGAGATCAACGTCGGCGCGACGCTCGACCTCTTCCGGCTCGGGCGCGAGCGCGCGCGGCAGTCCGGGGTGGACGTGCGGTTCCTCTTCCCGAGCAGCATCGCCGTCTACGGCCTGCCCGATGCCGCCGCCAAGGCGCGCGCGGGGGCGGTCGCCGAAGATCAGTGGAACCAGCCCGCGGGCATGTACGGCTGTAACAAGCTCTACGACGAGATGGTCGGCTCGTACTTCACCGCACGCGCACGGAAGGACGGGACGCCCGGGCTCGACTTCCGCGCGATCCGCTTCCCCGGGCTCATCTCCGCGGAGACCCTGCCGTCGGGCGGCACGAGCGACTACGCGCCCGAGATGATCCACGCCGCGGCCCAGGGCCACCCGTACGCTTGCTTCGTCTCCGCGGACACGCGGATGCCGTTCATGACGATGCCGGACGCGGTCGGCGCGCTCCTCCGGCTCGACGCCGCGCCGGCGGCGAAGCTCACGACGCGGGTCTACAACATCGGCGCGTTCAGCCCCTCCGCGGCCGAGATCAGGGACGCGGTCCTCACCCACTACCCCGACGCCGAGATCGTCTTCGAGCCGGTCGCGTGGCGCCAGGCGATCGTCGACACGTGGCCCGAGAGCGTCGACGACTCCCGCGCCCGGCGCGACTGGGGCCACGCACCGAAGTACCGTCTCGCGGAGGCCGTCAAGAACTACCTCGTGCCCGCGCTCCAGGCGCGCTACGGCGTGCGGGTCGGGCGGCTATAA
- a CDS encoding lysophospholipid acyltransferase family protein, protein MTLTEARLAATSVALRVAFAPVLTAGFHLRMVGRPHLPDRGAAIVLSNHASFLDPFLISARCGRPVRWLVSREFYAKPQLQWALRWLGTIPVGGGRSMVRSYRRIAEVLSRGGLVGIFPEGGISRDGEMKTFHEGAAVLARRFDVPVVPMHIHGSYEALSRYAKWPRFVPITIRVGPPLRGDSFRNSDSRVSEAVPSNEVAALTEAMRAAIAALESENRAVPR, encoded by the coding sequence GTGACGCTCACCGAGGCACGGCTCGCCGCCACCTCGGTCGCGCTCCGCGTCGCGTTCGCTCCGGTCCTGACGGCCGGCTTCCATCTGCGGATGGTCGGGCGGCCGCATCTTCCCGACCGCGGCGCCGCGATCGTCCTCTCGAACCACGCCTCGTTCCTCGATCCGTTCCTCATCAGCGCGCGGTGCGGCCGGCCGGTACGCTGGCTCGTGTCGCGCGAGTTCTACGCGAAGCCGCAGCTCCAGTGGGCCCTCCGCTGGCTCGGCACGATCCCGGTCGGCGGCGGGCGGAGCATGGTGCGCTCGTACCGGCGCATCGCGGAGGTCCTCTCTCGCGGCGGCCTTGTCGGCATCTTTCCGGAAGGCGGCATCTCACGTGACGGCGAGATGAAGACGTTCCACGAAGGGGCGGCCGTCCTTGCCCGCCGCTTCGACGTGCCGGTCGTCCCGATGCACATCCACGGGAGCTACGAAGCGCTCTCGCGTTACGCGAAATGGCCGCGCTTCGTCCCGATCACGATCCGCGTCGGGCCGCCTCTCAGAGGGGACAGCTTCCGAAACTCGGACAGCAGAGTTTCGGAAGCTGTCCCCTCTAATGAGGTCGCGGCGCTCACCGAGGCGATGCGCGCCGCGATCGCGGCGCTCGAGAGCGAGAACCGAGCCGTGCCGCGTTAG